The Phaeodactylum tricornutum CCAP 1055/1 chromosome 2, whole genome shotgun sequence DNA window CTGCTCCAACAGGCCTTGAAATGGCAAATTTACACGGGAGAACTGCCTAAAATTCAACAACACTGGCCTGCGAATGATAGCAAAACAAAAGGGAAAAAACGCAAACGTGTCTTTGATCTCGTGTTGGGCACGTCCCACGTGGATCCCGTAGTTGTCGGGGAAACGAACGACTCATCTTTGTTGCCGCTACAGGAACCTACCATTGAGCAACCCTACGCAACCGTCAAACTCGGCAAACACGTTACGGCGACCGCTGCCGTATTTTTGCCACCCACCTCCGACGGATCCGGTTCCTGTTCTCTCGTCACGGGGTCGTCGGACGGGTTGATTGAAATATGGGACCCCGTCAGCAAGTACTCCGCCCTCCGGACGAATGATTTGCCGTACCAAGCAAAGGATGAACTACTCGGAATGGACGCATCTATTAGTGCCTTGGCCGTTTCGAACGACGGAACGCTCCTGGCGGGTGCAGACTTGCAAGGGACCGTGCAAGTCTGGCGTGTGGATACGGGCAAGTGTTTGCGCTCCATGCTAGCCCATTCCACTTCCATCTCGGCTCTCGCCTTTTCACCCGACGCTTCTCACGTTCTCACCGCGAGTCGCGACGGTACGGCTCGAGAATTCGGTCTGCGAACGTCCCGTATGCTCAAAGAATTCCAAGGGCATGCATCGTACGTCAATATCTGTGGATACGTCGTGAGCGTTACGCACTTGTTGGTAGTAACGGGTTCGGCCgacggtacggtacggatTTTTGACGGCAAGACTTCGGAAACGTTGCGCATACTCAAACCTAAATCTCTCGGTCTACGGGTTTCGGAAGTGAACACTTCTCTGCTGGCCGATGAGCAATCGGACGATTCCGCGGCCTCGCCCAGTATCCAAACCGTGCTCTTCTTGCACACGCCAGCACACACCATGGTGGTTGTGCCCCGGGGGCGGCGGGCCTTTCTGGTCGCCATCTCCTCTGGGATCGTACTGCGTACGTTCGAAGGGGAGGGAGCCTCGGACGGCACGAACGTTTTCGTAGCGGCTTGCGCGAGTGTTTCGAATCGGGTTCTGTATATTGTCCAGGAAGACGGCAGCTGTTGCGTCTTTGACACCACCACCGGCGAGCGGATACGCACCGTCGCCGACTTTGCCAGCCAGTCGGCGTACGCCTCCAAAGACCCGAAGAGTACggccattttggaaatcTCGGCGCTCGTGCACCACCCTATCAAGCCACTGGTCGGTGCGTACTGCTCGGACAAGATACAGAAAAAGGGACAATTAGTGTTATGGAAGTAGTTCTGGAACGCGGACATTTTTGGTTACGCCGTGTACATAACGGTGGAAGCAAACAGAGCAAAGTTTTTAAAGGATTGGAGCATGAATCTCAAATAGGGCTTTCAGTTGCTCGACTGTCGTTACAGTTTCTCCGGTTGTCCCATACCGCTCATGTAGTAGGATCCGTCGTTGTGCTTCCCGTAATCTTAACAAAAGCTCGTGGGTGTTTGGTCGATGGCGGGGGTCTGCTTGTGTGCACGCCAGAACGGCGTACAAGAGAGCTGCCTTGGACAAAATTTCGGGGTTCTTGACATCTAAGTACGCATTCCCCGCTTCATCTTCGACCTCCTCTTTCTCGTACAAGTAGTAATCCACAATCCACGTGTCCAAGGCTTCACCCCGCGAGGAGGACGTGTGTGGACGACGCGTCGCCATTGCGTAGAGCAAATGACCCATACGAAACATTTCGAACAAGTGGGCATCCACGGTAGTATCGTGTGTACGATTCGGGTAGTGCAGCTCGGGCGCCCCTCCGTAGCGGTTTTTGATGGGATATGCGCACGTTTCCTTAGTCGCGGGGTCTTGCCGTAGAGCAAGGCCCAGATTAAAATCGTTGAGTTTAAGGCGAGACCGTGTGCCTGGTCGCTTGATTGTCTGCATGACGTTATGCGGTTTTAAATCCATATGTACAAAAGATGGTTTCGTCGCGTTGGGATAGTCGATTGAATGTAACGCCAATAAACCTTGGGTGATGTCAATAGAAGCCTGTAGTCGCTCAGTGAAGGTAGCGTTTTCGTTCGTGATGACTTCGTATTTGGCGCTGACGCAAAACTCTGTGACCACCGACTGACCGCAAAAGCTGTAGACGTCCACTATGAACGGAGATGAGGTCATCCGTTCCATGACAGCGGCATCGATGCGATGAAGCCCAAACGTATGATCATCAAATCCAAGACTTTCGTCGATTTGGAGCATTTTCAAAACCGTCCGCTGATCATCCTCCGCACCCTCAACGCTCCACGCGCTCCGAAAGAAACCATTGTCACtcatcaagaaaatgttCGACTCGTTCGCTCGATCAATTTCCAGCTCATGCAGATTGTTGCATGTAGGATAATGTGTGTTCTGCCACTCCGCCATGGGCTCGCAGTATTCGTTGTACCTCAGAGTTGCGTTGGATTCTCGGAGCAAAGCGGCCGTCTCGTTGACAATACAGGAAGGACAAGGACCACCCATTGGCTCGACCGTTCCGTTAAACCCTAAACTTGCTTCCCAACTGAGGTCGTTCATGGAAGGCAAAGCCCTTAATTCGGTAGAATGAAATTGATGCGAATCTTCGTACTCGAACAGCAAAATAACGCGAGGAGAGTACGACGATACAAACGTTTGTTGACGTTTCTTTGGTGTCAGTGCGGGCTTCTGCGTTGGCCCCCGAAGAGTCGGCACATTTTCGGCCTTTGCTCTTCGAACCAACGAGTTCCGGCGACGGCTCATGATGAAGACCTTCGATTTATTCATGGCCTCACCAAAAGCTGCGTTGCCACCATTTCTGGTAAGAGGGCCTGCGGTCGCATAGTGGGCCGCCAAAAACCACAACTGCGTCGTAACGCCCAAGGTGAACAAGACGCAAAAACTGTGTAACCGACACCACTTTCTAGCACTACGACACTCTTGCGTTTGGAAACACGCCATTTCAGTGGGACCAACTAGAGCAGAAGTAATTGCTCGCTCGCACAGGTAAACAACATATCGAAACAATCGGCTTTATTTTGAGGGCTGCTCTCAAGGTCGTTTCGCGTGTTTTTACTTTCGGTTAGCGACAAAAGATATGGACTCGCCGACACTTCTTGACATGCGTTATTTACGTTGACATCGCCGGGGGAGGTCTACTTCACTTTGCTCCCTACACTTTTCCATAAATATAGCGCTTGCAGGCGTCTTACGGTTCCCAAGACCGTGTCAAGACTATACATGACAACCTGCCCTAGCATACAGGTAAGTCTTAGAAAGGGCCAACATGTACCTAAGCGCTCAGACAGGCCAACTTATGGTAAAACTTACTATTAGCTAGGCCTTCGGCTGGACTGAATTCGAGCATTGCCAGTGTCTACTCTAAATTATGCAGCGCGTGCTCGTACCGCGGTGGGAAGTGATGAAGTAGCATGTCCGGATTTACCCACACGCCCATCACCGCTAATGCAGCGGGATCACATATTTTTTTGTTGTATGTATGACCACCATCATTTGCTCGCAGCCATACCACCGAACCGGCAGCGATTGCGAGTAGAGGGGCACCCGGCTTGGGATCCAGACGTTTGCTGTTCGCTTGCTTCACAACATCTATGAGGGTAACGTCCGGCGCCGTCCATCCCGTCACCAGCTTCATTCGTGAA harbors:
- a CDS encoding predicted protein, giving the protein MPTNDNDTNSKNGQSQLTIPSADVVRLVQAFLTESGLHESCRVLQHESGVGQAGMTETASYHSRTSTDYQHSPWYAWATSGQWGTVLSRLRWIDASRARLDEGLRAAVHQMAVLELADQGEYELAYAAYRLVQPLLAGSHATDQDLGPDAAAPESIPVTRASLVEQLLAQLAALRAKSNASPKALPDDYYGYRQTTPQARREFLGQALTDAVPIQPKDRLVSLLQQALKWQIYTGELPKIQQHWPANDSKTKGKKRKRVFDLVLGTSHVDPVVVGETNDSSLLPLQEPTIEQPYATVKLGKHVTATAAVFLPPTSDGSGSCSLVTGSSDGLIEIWDPVSKYSALRTNDLPYQAKDELLGMDASISALAVSNDGTLLAGADLQGTVQVWRVDTGKCLRSMLAHSTSISALAFSPDASHVLTASRDGTAREFGLRTSRMLKEFQGHASYVNICGYVVSVTHLLVVTGSADGTVRIFDGKTSETLRILKPKSLGLRVSEVNTSLLADEQSDDSAASPSIQTVLFLHTPAHTMVVVPRGRRAFLVAISSGIVLRTFEGEGASDGTNVFVAACASVSNRVLYIVQEDGSCCVFDTTTGERIRTVADFASQSAYASKDPKSTAILEISALVHHPIKPLVGAYCSDKIQKKGQLVLWK